In Paracoccus sp. N5, a single window of DNA contains:
- a CDS encoding RNA polymerase sigma factor: MIRARPLAKAQDDPDWQLVAAARARDEAAIRELVRRMNPRLFRIARGILPSDAEAEEAVQEAYLAAFTHLDGFRGEARFSTWISRITINAARMQARRRRPDKDHSVSDETSPPADVLTFPGAETAEAGAARHQIRGLLEEALSRLPPELRLPFLLHEVEGQPIPSIARDLGLNPITVRTRLFRARRRLRQALETRLRGGFDTVFPFDGARCARMADRVIAGLRAR, encoded by the coding sequence ATGATCCGCGCCCGCCCCCTTGCCAAAGCGCAGGACGACCCCGACTGGCAGCTGGTCGCCGCCGCCCGCGCCCGCGACGAGGCGGCGATCCGCGAGCTGGTGCGGCGGATGAACCCGCGCCTGTTTCGCATCGCCCGCGGCATCCTGCCCTCGGACGCCGAGGCCGAGGAGGCGGTGCAAGAGGCCTATCTTGCCGCCTTCACCCACCTTGACGGCTTTCGCGGCGAGGCGCGCTTTTCCACCTGGATCAGCCGGATCACCATCAATGCCGCCCGGATGCAGGCCCGCCGCCGGCGCCCCGACAAGGATCACAGCGTGAGCGATGAGACCAGCCCCCCGGCCGATGTGCTGACATTCCCCGGCGCCGAAACCGCCGAGGCCGGCGCCGCCCGCCACCAGATCCGCGGCCTGCTCGAAGAGGCGCTGAGCCGCCTGCCGCCCGAACTGCGGCTGCCCTTCCTGCTGCACGAGGTCGAGGGCCAGCCGATCCCGAGCATCGCCCGCGACCTGGGCCTGAACCCGATCACCGTGCGCACGCGGCTGTTTCGCGCCCGTCGCCGGCTGCGCCAGGCATTGGAGACGCGGCTGCGCGGCGGTTTCGATACGGTCTTTCCCTTCGACGGCGCCCGTTGCGCCCGCATGGCGGATCGGGTGATCGCGGGTCTGAGGGCGCGCTGA
- a CDS encoding NAD(P)-dependent oxidoreductase: MRALVTGASGCLGRALVEQLALHGWDVGTTARQPVALPGFRAADLAHADLAPLVDGIDVVFHCAARSSAWGTRDEFHAANVLATRRLLDAAERAGVKRFVLASSPSIYADGTDRLDLAEDAPLPARPLSLYAESKRIAERMVLGHAGAMTCTAIRPRAIYGRHDRALLPRVILAMRRGRVPMIRGGQALIDLTHRHDAARGMILAASGPRGGVWNITSGEAFRFRELAAMIARESGLRLRGLPLPYGLARWLAGASEAVARARGGAEPRLTLQAVASLGSSLTLDISAARRELGYRPQVGFRQGVAECFA; encoded by the coding sequence ATGCGCGCGCTGGTGACAGGGGCCAGCGGCTGCCTGGGCCGCGCGCTGGTCGAGCAGCTGGCGCTGCATGGCTGGGACGTCGGCACCACCGCGCGCCAGCCCGTGGCGCTGCCGGGCTTTCGCGCTGCCGACCTGGCCCATGCCGACCTGGCCCCGCTGGTCGATGGCATCGACGTGGTGTTCCATTGCGCCGCGCGCAGTTCCGCCTGGGGCACGCGGGACGAATTCCACGCCGCCAATGTGCTGGCGACCCGGCGGTTGCTGGACGCGGCCGAGCGGGCAGGGGTCAAGCGCTTCGTCCTTGCCTCGTCCCCCAGCATCTATGCCGACGGCACCGACAGGCTGGACCTGGCCGAGGATGCGCCGCTGCCGGCCCGGCCGCTGTCGCTTTACGCCGAAAGCAAGCGGATCGCCGAGCGGATGGTGCTGGGCCACGCCGGCGCCATGACCTGCACCGCGATCCGGCCGCGCGCCATCTATGGCCGCCACGACCGGGCGCTGCTGCCGCGGGTGATCCTGGCCATGCGGCGGGGCCGGGTGCCGATGATCCGGGGCGGGCAGGCGCTGATCGACCTGACGCATCGGCACGACGCGGCGCGGGGGATGATCCTGGCCGCCTCGGGTCCGCGCGGCGGGGTCTGGAACATCACCTCGGGCGAGGCCTTCCGCTTTCGCGAGCTGGCGGCGATGATCGCGCGCGAAAGCGGGCTGCGGCTGCGCGGGCTGCCCTTGCCCTATGGGCTGGCGCGCTGGCTGGCCGGCGCCTCCGAGGCCGTGGCCCGCGCGCGCGGCGGGGCCGAGCCGCGGCTGACGCTGCAGGCCGTGGCCTCGCTGGGCAGCAGCCTGACGCTGGACATCTCGGCCGCGCGGCGCGAGCTGGGCTATCGTCCGCAGGTCGGGTTCCGGCAGGGGGTGGCGGAATGCTTCGCCTGA
- a CDS encoding F390 synthetase-related protein, whose amino-acid sequence MSLTAFLHSRYGGGFASRAAIEAHHAAGFRRFRARVMPRSPFYRGMADLPLETLPRMGKARLMAEFSAVNTCGIDRDRAMRIAIRAETSRDFRPLIGDVSVGLSTGTSGQRGLFLATPRERRLWAAIMLGRYWPELRRRQRIAFFMRADNALYRGLSNPLVRFAFFDLLAPLDAQMPRLAELAPSVLIAPARVLAMLAERQAAGRIRLAPRRVISVAETLSPEDVALIEAAFGIRVDQVYQATEGVLAMTCRAGSLHLNERWLRIDRDVIDPATGAFCPIIHDFTRESLPILNYRLNDVLIPDPRPCPCGCASQRIARIEGREDDMLWWVSATGPRMVPSEAIRTAIACLPQSLRDYRIIQRGRVLHLWLDGAAPGVEAALRASLAALAGQMGAVLPALTFHAGLPPESDAKRRRIRVEPTPGTALQPAAHP is encoded by the coding sequence ATGAGCCTGACCGCATTCCTGCACAGCCGCTATGGCGGCGGTTTTGCCTCGCGCGCCGCCATCGAGGCGCATCACGCTGCCGGCTTCCGCCGCTTTCGCGCCCGGGTCATGCCGCGTTCGCCCTTCTATCGCGGCATGGCGGACCTGCCGCTGGAGACGCTGCCGCGCATGGGCAAGGCCCGGCTGATGGCGGAATTCTCGGCCGTCAACACCTGCGGCATCGACCGCGACAGGGCGATGCGCATCGCCATCCGCGCCGAGACCAGCCGCGATTTCCGCCCGCTGATCGGCGATGTCTCGGTCGGGCTGTCCACCGGCACCTCGGGCCAGCGCGGGCTGTTCCTGGCCACGCCGCGCGAAAGGCGGCTCTGGGCCGCGATCATGCTGGGGCGCTATTGGCCGGAGTTGCGGCGCCGCCAGCGCATCGCGTTCTTCATGCGCGCCGACAATGCGCTGTATCGCGGGCTGTCGAATCCGCTGGTCCGCTTTGCCTTCTTCGACCTGCTGGCGCCGCTGGATGCGCAGATGCCCCGGTTGGCGGAACTGGCCCCTTCGGTCCTGATCGCGCCGGCGCGGGTGCTGGCCATGCTGGCCGAGCGGCAGGCGGCGGGCCGGATCCGGCTGGCGCCGCGCCGGGTGATCTCGGTCGCCGAGACGCTGTCGCCCGAGGATGTGGCGCTGATCGAGGCCGCCTTCGGCATCCGCGTCGACCAGGTCTATCAGGCGACCGAGGGCGTGCTGGCCATGACCTGCCGCGCCGGCAGCCTGCATCTGAACGAACGCTGGCTGCGCATCGACCGCGATGTGATCGACCCGGCGACGGGTGCCTTCTGCCCGATCATCCACGACTTCACCCGCGAGAGCCTGCCGATCCTGAACTATCGCCTGAACGACGTGCTGATCCCCGATCCCCGGCCGTGCCCCTGCGGCTGTGCCAGCCAGCGCATCGCCCGGATCGAGGGGCGCGAGGATGACATGCTGTGGTGGGTCTCGGCCACGGGACCGCGCATGGTCCCCTCCGAGGCGATCCGCACCGCCATCGCCTGCCTGCCGCAAAGCCTGCGCGACTATCGCATCATCCAGCGCGGCAGGGTGCTGCACCTGTGGCTGGACGGCGCCGCGCCGGGGGTCGAGGCGGCGCTGCGCGCCAGCCTGGCCGCGCTGGCAGGGCAGATGGGGGCCGTCCTGCCCGCGCTGACCTTTCACGCCGGCCTGCCGCCGGAGAGCGATGCCAAGCGCCGCCGCATCCGGGTCGAACCGACACCGGGAACGGCGCTCCAGCCTGCCGCGCATCCGTGA
- a CDS encoding sulfotransferase, translating to MRGALILGSARCGSTLVSRILNAHPAVLSVSELFAAVGHNAFRPAHPDGTRFWAHLATPSRAMAQVANPDAAPSEFLYGRIAAPAHDPWHCPPLLAVTLPHLTDAPDALFDALAEAMRARPPAPLAAHYRALFQAMADRLGTREIWVERSGGSLVASATLRAMFPDAALVLLLRGGPDTALSMRDYPAARLAIWCWRRLGPLGLDLLHPRRHFGRGAAWSLVAALGGGWAIRRIVARRPSLADAGAFWSALTIRGLQGLGDARPLVLRHEDLFRDPRDNIERLGRHLGIDIAPDWLERTAAMPQRRPSRLDALSRAERDEIERACAPGEAALAAALAALPAR from the coding sequence ATGCGCGGCGCGCTGATCCTGGGCTCGGCCCGCTGCGGCTCGACGCTGGTGTCGCGGATCCTGAACGCGCATCCAGCGGTGCTGTCGGTCTCGGAACTGTTTGCCGCCGTCGGACACAACGCCTTTCGCCCGGCGCATCCGGACGGCACGCGGTTCTGGGCGCATCTGGCGACGCCCTCGCGCGCCATGGCCCAGGTGGCCAATCCCGATGCGGCGCCGTCCGAGTTCCTCTATGGCCGGATCGCCGCGCCGGCGCATGACCCGTGGCATTGCCCGCCGCTTCTGGCCGTGACGCTGCCGCATCTGACCGACGCGCCCGATGCCCTGTTCGACGCGCTGGCCGAAGCGATGCGCGCGCGGCCCCCGGCCCCGCTGGCCGCGCATTACCGGGCGCTTTTCCAGGCCATGGCGGACCGGCTCGGCACCCGCGAGATCTGGGTCGAACGCTCCGGCGGCTCGCTGGTGGCCTCGGCCACGCTGCGCGCGATGTTTCCCGATGCGGCGCTGGTGCTGCTGCTGCGGGGCGGGCCGGACACGGCCCTGTCGATGCGCGACTATCCCGCCGCGCGGCTGGCGATCTGGTGCTGGCGCAGGCTGGGGCCGCTGGGCCTGGACCTGCTGCACCCGCGGCGGCATTTCGGACGCGGCGCGGCCTGGAGCCTGGTCGCCGCGCTTGGCGGAGGCTGGGCGATCCGGCGCATCGTCGCGCGCCGCCCCAGCCTGGCGGATGCCGGCGCCTTCTGGTCCGCCCTGACGATCCGCGGCCTGCAGGGCCTGGGCGACGCCCGGCCGCTGGTCCTGCGCCACGAGGACCTGTTCCGCGATCCGCGCGACAACATCGAACGGCTGGGCCGGCACCTGGGCATCGACATCGCGCCCGACTGGCTGGAGCGAACCGCCGCCATGCCGCAGCGGCGCCCGTCGCGCCTCGACGCCCTTTCGCGCGCCGAGCGGGACGAGATCGAACGCGCCTGCGCACCCGGCGAGGCGGCTCTTGCCGCCGCCCTGGCGGCATTGCCGGCTCGCTGA
- a CDS encoding iron ABC transporter permease gives MKVRAATAGRARDWLWLAPAALVAALIFGTVVGETRIPLATVIEVLAAKAGLSSAAPDPIDASVIWHYRLSRAVVAACGGASLALSGLILQALLRNPLAEPYLLGISAGASTGAVLIAVAGLGAGLVGMSAGAFAGALTAFALVAALARMAGGGTGLRGAGVIILAGIAGSQMFNALTALIIAQSASAEQARGIMFWLLGNLSGVRWPDTWLALPVAALGLAVTLWHARALDAFAFGAESAAALGIDLRVTQAVLIGTAALITAVMVSIAGAIGFVGLVVPHAMRFLVGSRHARLVPATALAGAVFLVLSDVASRIVLPGQVLPIGVITALVGAPAFAVVMVRGRQR, from the coding sequence ATGAAGGTGCGCGCCGCGACCGCCGGACGCGCGCGGGACTGGTTGTGGCTGGCGCCAGCGGCGCTGGTCGCGGCGCTGATCTTCGGCACGGTGGTAGGCGAGACGCGGATCCCGCTTGCCACCGTCATCGAGGTGCTGGCGGCCAAGGCGGGGCTTTCCTCGGCGGCGCCCGACCCGATCGACGCCAGCGTGATCTGGCATTACCGGCTGTCGCGCGCCGTGGTCGCGGCCTGCGGCGGCGCCAGCCTCGCGCTCTCGGGGCTGATCCTGCAGGCCTTGCTGCGCAACCCGCTGGCCGAGCCCTATCTGCTGGGCATTTCGGCCGGGGCCTCGACCGGGGCGGTGCTGATCGCGGTCGCGGGGCTCGGCGCCGGGCTGGTCGGCATGTCGGCCGGGGCCTTCGCGGGCGCGCTGACCGCCTTCGCGCTGGTGGCCGCGCTGGCGCGCATGGCAGGCGGCGGCACCGGGTTGCGCGGCGCAGGGGTCATCATCCTGGCGGGCATCGCCGGCTCGCAGATGTTCAACGCGCTGACCGCGCTGATCATCGCGCAATCGGCCAGCGCCGAGCAGGCCCGCGGCATCATGTTCTGGCTGCTGGGCAATCTTTCCGGCGTGCGCTGGCCGGACACCTGGCTGGCGCTGCCCGTGGCAGCGCTGGGGCTGGCGGTGACGCTGTGGCACGCCCGCGCGCTCGACGCCTTCGCCTTCGGCGCCGAGAGCGCCGCCGCGCTTGGCATCGACCTGCGGGTCACGCAGGCGGTGCTGATCGGCACGGCGGCGCTGATCACGGCGGTCATGGTCTCGATCGCCGGGGCCATCGGCTTTGTCGGGCTGGTCGTGCCGCATGCCATGCGCTTCCTCGTCGGCAGCCGCCATGCCCGGCTGGTCCCGGCGACGGCGCTGGCGGGCGCGGTGTTCCTGGTGCTGTCCGACGTGGCGTCCCGCATCGTCCTGCCCGGCCAGGTGCTGCCCATCGGCGTCATCACCGCGCTGGTCGGCGCGCCCGCCTTTGCCGTGGTCATGGTCCGGGGACGGCAGCGATGA
- a CDS encoding 3-oxoacyl-[acyl-carrier-protein] synthase III C-terminal domain-containing protein, which translates to MPPIKLTITGTGSYLPETVLHSTEIDDRMGWARGDCEARFGIAARHVASADETTSFMAAEAARRAMDMAGCAAGDLDLILGACGVMEQPIPSTATLVQERLGLGRSGIPAFDVNATCLSFLQALDLAAMHVQCGRARRVLVFSSDIASVGLDWNRPEAAAIFGDGAAAVVVEAGGKGAVLAHDFQTFAHGHDACVLAAGGTRVNPARGIAPGEDRFHMDGGKAFKLASRHLPRFLQRLLKKAGVGLGSIGCVIPHQASAQALQHATRNLWLPSERVIDIFARTGNQIAASIPTALDHAVRSGRLLRGDTALLMGTSAGISLGGMMVRF; encoded by the coding sequence ATGCCTCCGATCAAGCTCACGATTACCGGGACCGGCAGTTACCTGCCCGAGACGGTCCTGCATTCCACCGAAATCGACGACCGCATGGGCTGGGCCCGCGGCGACTGCGAGGCGCGTTTCGGCATCGCCGCGCGCCATGTCGCCTCGGCGGATGAGACCACATCCTTCATGGCGGCCGAGGCGGCGCGGCGGGCGATGGACATGGCGGGCTGCGCCGCCGGCGACCTGGACCTGATCCTGGGCGCCTGCGGGGTGATGGAGCAGCCGATCCCCTCGACCGCGACGCTGGTGCAAGAGCGGCTGGGGCTGGGCCGGTCGGGCATCCCGGCCTTTGACGTGAACGCGACCTGCCTCAGCTTCCTGCAGGCGCTGGACCTTGCGGCAATGCATGTCCAATGCGGCCGGGCCCGGCGGGTGCTGGTGTTTTCCTCGGACATCGCCTCGGTCGGGCTGGACTGGAACCGCCCCGAGGCAGCCGCGATCTTTGGCGACGGCGCCGCGGCGGTGGTGGTCGAGGCCGGCGGCAAGGGCGCGGTGCTGGCGCATGATTTCCAGACCTTCGCCCATGGCCATGATGCCTGCGTGCTGGCGGCGGGCGGCACGCGGGTCAACCCGGCCCGCGGCATCGCGCCGGGCGAGGACCGTTTCCACATGGATGGCGGCAAGGCGTTCAAGCTGGCCTCGCGCCACCTGCCGCGCTTTCTGCAAAGGCTGCTGAAAAAGGCGGGGGTGGGCCTGGGCAGCATCGGCTGCGTCATCCCGCACCAGGCCAGCGCGCAGGCCTTGCAGCATGCGACCCGCAACCTGTGGCTGCCGTCCGAGCGGGTGATCGACATCTTTGCCCGCACCGGCAACCAGATCGCGGCCTCGATCCCGACGGCGCTGGATCACGCGGTGCGCTCGGGCCGGCTGCTGCGCGGGGATACGGCGCTGCTGATGGGCACCTCGGCCGGCATCTCGCTGGGCGGCATGATGGTGCGGTTCTGA
- a CDS encoding plastocyanin/azurin family copper-binding protein, with the protein MRLGRRHLLVLGGGLAALGPLAGHAGKAAGSEEIAMRGTPRGERVWFSPQGLAVAPGTVLRFVNRDPGNSHTTTAYHPALFDRRRRIPAGAQPWDSGLLLPDQAFEVTLTLPGVYDYYCQPHEMAAMVGRIVVGRPGSPGWEGVAADSEDLMPEVLAAFPSLDAILATGRTEAEGAT; encoded by the coding sequence ATGAGGCTCGGCCGCCGCCATCTGCTGGTCCTCGGCGGCGGTCTCGCCGCCCTTGGCCCGCTGGCCGGCCACGCCGGCAAGGCCGCGGGGTCCGAGGAGATCGCCATGCGCGGCACCCCGCGCGGCGAAAGGGTCTGGTTCTCGCCCCAGGGGCTGGCGGTGGCGCCGGGCACGGTCCTGCGCTTCGTGAACCGCGATCCCGGCAACAGCCATACGACCACCGCCTATCACCCGGCCCTGTTCGACCGCCGCCGCCGCATTCCGGCCGGCGCCCAGCCCTGGGACAGCGGTTTGCTGTTGCCGGATCAGGCGTTCGAGGTCACGCTGACCCTACCCGGCGTCTATGACTATTATTGCCAGCCGCATGAAATGGCCGCGATGGTCGGGCGGATCGTGGTGGGCCGGCCCGGCAGCCCCGGCTGGGAGGGCGTGGCGGCGGACAGCGAGGATCTGATGCCCGAGGTTCTGGCAGCCTTCCCGAGCCTCGACGCGATCCTCGCCACCGGCCGGACCGAGGCGGAGGGCGCGACATGA
- a CDS encoding ABC transporter ATP-binding protein: MTPVLEVSRARRRIAGRDIVADVSLALRPGEMLGLVGSNGSGKSTLLSLMAGLIRPDSGEIRLQGQPMARLRRRQIAQRLALVAQSAETGDRLSVRDAVELGRTPWLGPLRPWGARDDAAVAAALKAVGMAHLAARDWSTLSGGERQRVHIARAHAQQPRILLLDEPTNHLDIHHQLGILDLVEALSVTTVIALHDLHHALRCDRVLVMQAGRCVALGPPAEILTPALIRRIFGVEAELIPHPGGGRPVFAFQRLS, encoded by the coding sequence ATGACGCCGGTGCTGGAGGTCAGCCGCGCCCGCCGCCGGATCGCGGGCCGCGACATCGTCGCCGATGTCAGCCTGGCCCTGCGCCCGGGCGAGATGCTGGGCTTGGTCGGCTCCAACGGCTCGGGCAAGTCGACGCTGCTCAGCCTGATGGCCGGGCTGATCCGCCCCGACAGCGGCGAGATCCGGCTGCAGGGCCAGCCGATGGCGCGATTGCGCCGCCGCCAGATCGCGCAGCGGCTGGCGCTGGTGGCGCAGTCGGCCGAGACCGGCGACCGCCTCTCGGTCCGGGACGCGGTCGAGCTGGGCCGCACGCCTTGGCTTGGACCGCTGCGGCCCTGGGGGGCCCGGGACGACGCGGCAGTTGCCGCCGCGCTCAAGGCGGTCGGCATGGCGCATCTGGCCGCGCGCGACTGGTCCACGCTGTCGGGGGGCGAGCGCCAGCGCGTCCATATCGCCCGCGCCCATGCGCAACAGCCGCGCATCCTGCTTCTGGACGAGCCGACCAACCACCTGGACATCCACCACCAGCTTGGCATCCTCGACCTGGTCGAGGCGCTCTCCGTCACCACGGTGATCGCGCTGCATGACCTGCACCACGCGCTGCGCTGCGACCGGGTGCTGGTGATGCAGGCCGGCCGCTGCGTGGCACTGGGACCGCCCGCCGAGATCCTGACCCCGGCGCTGATCCGCCGGATCTTCGGGGTCGAGGCCGAGCTGATCCCCCACCCCGGCGGCGGCCGTCCGGTCTTCGCCTTCCAGCGCCTGTCGTGA
- a CDS encoding MBL fold metallo-hydrolase, which yields MLRLTTLKIGACRAPAWGAGLPGAGFATFPALATLVETESACVLVDCGYGPAFFAATRGFPARFYRWLTPVRLPDGERLLRQLPRLPDRVFLTHMHADHSAGLIDLPAGIPVMASAEAIAALHAPGDLASLRAGCPARLRDAIRARDPQPVEACAQIATGLPEFPQGRDLLGDGRLIAVPLPGHGTGQMGLWLPEAARFLVADAAYGRALLRANRLPPGPVLARLGDAHAYRRTFARLRALMQRRPDITIDPSHCPETAR from the coding sequence ATGCTTCGCCTGACCACGCTGAAGATCGGCGCATGCCGCGCCCCGGCCTGGGGCGCGGGATTGCCGGGCGCGGGCTTCGCGACCTTTCCAGCCCTGGCGACGCTGGTCGAGACCGAAAGCGCCTGCGTGCTGGTGGATTGCGGCTATGGGCCGGCGTTCTTTGCCGCGACGCGCGGCTTTCCGGCGCGGTTTTATCGCTGGCTGACGCCGGTTCGCCTGCCGGACGGGGAACGGCTGCTGCGCCAATTGCCGCGCCTGCCGGACCGGGTGTTCCTGACCCATATGCATGCCGACCACAGCGCCGGGCTGATCGACCTGCCGGCCGGCATTCCGGTCATGGCCTCGGCCGAGGCCATCGCAGCGCTGCATGCGCCCGGAGACCTTGCCAGCCTGCGCGCAGGCTGCCCGGCCCGCCTGCGCGACGCGATCCGGGCCCGCGATCCGCAGCCGGTCGAGGCCTGCGCGCAGATCGCCACCGGCCTGCCCGAGTTTCCGCAGGGCCGCGACCTGCTGGGCGATGGCCGCCTGATCGCGGTGCCGCTGCCGGGCCATGGCACCGGGCAAATGGGCCTGTGGCTGCCCGAGGCCGCCCGCTTCCTGGTCGCCGATGCCGCCTATGGCCGGGCGCTCTTGCGCGCCAACCGGCTGCCGCCCGGCCCGGTGCTGGCCCGGCTGGGTGATGCGCATGCCTATCGCCGCACCTTTGCCCGGCTGCGCGCGCTGATGCAGCGCCGCCCCGACATCACCATCGACCCCTCGCATTGTCCCGAGACCGCAAGATGA
- a CDS encoding TetR/AcrR family transcriptional regulator, whose amino-acid sequence MARPRQYDHDALRTRTIEAAKLLLEEGGPAALTARALASAVKTTPGTIYNLFDSMHAVLQEVNRQALVDLAIAVDAVRETDPRARLLALAEVYVTFMLDRRAVWRALFEGPRISNNFPDWYLAQIDGLIGRITQPVAALRPKGDPRLLAEQLLLSVHGIVALAAIDRLDLITRQKPMDLAHAAVERMIAAIRAGAE is encoded by the coding sequence ATGGCCAGACCCAGACAATACGATCACGACGCATTGCGGACCCGCACGATCGAGGCCGCCAAGCTGCTGCTGGAAGAGGGCGGCCCGGCGGCACTGACCGCCCGCGCCCTGGCCAGCGCGGTCAAGACCACGCCGGGCACGATCTACAACCTCTTCGACAGCATGCATGCCGTGCTGCAAGAGGTGAACCGGCAGGCGCTGGTCGATCTGGCCATCGCCGTGGATGCGGTGCGCGAGACCGATCCGCGCGCGCGGCTGCTGGCGCTGGCCGAGGTCTATGTCACCTTCATGCTGGACCGCCGCGCGGTCTGGCGCGCGCTGTTCGAGGGGCCGCGCATCTCGAACAATTTTCCCGACTGGTACCTGGCCCAGATCGACGGGCTGATCGGCCGCATCACCCAGCCGGTCGCGGCGCTGCGGCCCAAGGGCGACCCGCGCCTGCTGGCCGAGCAATTGCTGCTGTCGGTGCATGGCATCGTCGCGTTGGCCGCCATCGACCGGCTGGATCTGATCACCCGGCAGAAGCCGATGGACCTGGCCCATGCGGCGGTCGAGCGCATGATCGCCGCCATCCGCGCCGGGGCCGAGTGA
- a CDS encoding ABC transporter substrate-binding protein, translating to MLRYTTAIAVTFGLAPMALAGTEYPLTLTSCGHPVTFDKAPESVVSVGQSTTEILYMLGLADKVAGTALWINPVLPEFEEADAKVERLADNAPSFESVLAKRPELVVTAYEWMIGPQGAVGTREMFDDAQIPSWIMPTECVGKDNSQSMDGARMVMFDTALLYQGITELATIFDVSARGAEVVAELKAREAAAVEKAGRLGLPENVSGVFWYSSADIEIDPYVAGVNAAPGWMLSKLGVKNVVRSQEEWPTVGWETIAKADPSFIVAAEMDRRRFPADDIAVKRAFLTSDPVTRQMQAVRHDRIVTLPANAMDPSVRTIYALETLADALAGFDLK from the coding sequence ATGCTGAGATACACCACGGCGATTGCCGTCACCTTTGGCCTGGCGCCGATGGCGCTGGCCGGCACCGAATACCCGCTGACCCTGACCAGTTGCGGCCACCCGGTGACCTTCGACAAGGCGCCCGAGAGCGTGGTCAGCGTCGGGCAAAGCACGACCGAGATCCTGTATATGCTGGGCCTGGCCGACAAGGTCGCGGGCACGGCGCTGTGGATCAACCCGGTGCTGCCGGAGTTCGAGGAAGCCGATGCCAAGGTCGAGCGCCTCGCCGACAACGCCCCGAGCTTCGAGAGCGTGCTGGCCAAGCGGCCGGAGCTGGTCGTCACCGCCTATGAATGGATGATCGGCCCGCAGGGCGCGGTCGGCACCCGCGAGATGTTCGACGACGCGCAGATCCCGAGCTGGATCATGCCCACCGAATGCGTCGGCAAGGACAACAGCCAGAGCATGGACGGCGCGCGCATGGTGATGTTCGACACCGCGCTGCTCTATCAGGGCATCACCGAACTCGCGACGATCTTCGACGTCTCGGCGCGCGGCGCCGAGGTGGTCGCCGAGCTCAAGGCGCGCGAGGCGGCGGCGGTCGAGAAGGCCGGGCGCCTGGGCCTGCCCGAGAATGTCTCGGGCGTGTTCTGGTATTCCTCGGCCGATATCGAGATCGACCCCTATGTCGCCGGCGTCAACGCCGCGCCGGGCTGGATGCTGTCGAAGCTTGGCGTGAAGAACGTCGTGCGCTCGCAAGAGGAATGGCCGACCGTCGGCTGGGAAACCATCGCCAAGGCCGACCCGAGCTTCATCGTCGCGGCCGAGATGGACCGCCGCCGCTTTCCGGCCGACGACATCGCGGTCAAGCGCGCCTTCCTGACCTCGGACCCGGTGACGCGCCAGATGCAGGCCGTCCGGCATGACCGCATCGTCACCCTGCCGGCCAATGCCATGGACCCTTCGGTGCGCACGATCTACGCGCTGGAGACGCTGGCCGATGCGCTGGCCGGGTTCGACCTGAAATGA
- a CDS encoding pseudoazurin gives MLLRAALLACLLPAAALAETHEVRMLNRNATGPMPFEPEYLVIAPGDTVKFIAADPGHNAASIAGMIPEGGAKFIGKIDEEIAVTLDAPGIWGIKCSPHYTMGMAMLIQVGDTPATRADLPADLPEAARQRMLDILARRK, from the coding sequence ATGCTGCTGCGTGCCGCCCTGCTGGCCTGCCTGCTTCCCGCCGCCGCCCTGGCCGAGACCCATGAGGTCAGGATGCTGAACCGCAACGCCACCGGCCCGATGCCCTTCGAGCCCGAATACCTGGTGATCGCGCCCGGCGACACGGTGAAGTTCATCGCCGCCGATCCGGGCCACAACGCCGCCAGCATCGCCGGCATGATCCCCGAGGGCGGCGCGAAGTTCATCGGCAAGATCGACGAGGAGATCGCGGTGACGCTGGATGCGCCCGGCATCTGGGGCATCAAATGCTCGCCGCATTACACCATGGGCATGGCGATGCTGATCCAGGTCGGCGACACCCCGGCGACCAGGGCCGACCTGCCGGCCGACCTGCCCGAAGCCGCCCGGCAGCGGATGCTCGACATCCTCGCGCGCCGGAAATGA